The Caulifigura coniformis genome includes a region encoding these proteins:
- a CDS encoding YciE/YciF ferroxidase family protein yields the protein MPAESLHDAFEEELKDVLSAEKQLLKALPKMAKSASNEDLKAGFEEHLEQTKGHVERLEKIFGMLDKTPRAKKCKAMEGLIEEGSELMEEDASPEVMDAMLIAAAQKVEHYEIATYGTLVTWARQIEMDEAADLLQETLDEEKETDSKLTGLAESGINAHAEA from the coding sequence ATGCCTGCAGAAAGCCTTCACGACGCCTTTGAAGAAGAACTGAAAGATGTGCTCAGCGCCGAAAAGCAGCTGCTCAAAGCGTTGCCGAAGATGGCGAAATCCGCCTCGAACGAAGACCTGAAGGCCGGCTTCGAAGAACATCTCGAACAGACAAAGGGGCACGTCGAACGACTCGAGAAGATCTTCGGAATGCTCGACAAGACGCCCCGCGCCAAGAAGTGCAAGGCGATGGAGGGATTGATCGAGGAAGGGTCGGAACTCATGGAAGAAGATGCTTCGCCGGAAGTGATGGACGCGATGCTGATCGCCGCGGCCCAGAAGGTGGAGCATTACGAGATCGCCACCTACGGCACGCTCGTCACCTGGGCGCGCCAGATCGAGATGGACGAGGCGGCCGACCTGCTCCAGGAAACTCTCGACGAAGAAAAGGAAACGGATTCGAAGCTGACCGGTCTCGCCGAATCGGGCATCAACGCCCACGCCGAAGCCTGA
- a CDS encoding hydantoinase B/oxoprolinase family protein, with protein sequence MWQFWLDVGGTFTDCIARRPDGEIVTHKTLSSGVVKGRVGRLVSATSWIDPGKAGDPQGLWIGWKASFGGDPVEVTGFDSATGEMQVASPPEMTPQAGMQYELRCGSEAPIVAIRYLLGLSPKDVIPPVDVRLGTTRGTNALLERKGARVAFVVTKGFKDVLLIGNQDRPRLFDLTIRKPQPLFSTVVEIDERLDADGKVLVAPNRDTLKKQFEELRRSNVDSLAICLLHAYLNPAHEQLVEEAARAAGFDEISVSSQVSPLIKLVSRGDTTVLDAYLNPILRRYVSSLRRDLGETTRLRLMTSAGGLVEAGKFSGKDSILSGPAGGVIGYARVGEQAGFPRTIGFDMGGTSTDVSRYDGQFDYEYETQKAGVRMAVPTLAVETVAAGGGSICRFDGVKLVVGPESAGADPGPACYGRSGPLTMTDVNLSLGRLLPHRFPFLLDTAAVAKRLGDVCTAVNAGSAGKDKVPEEVAAGFVDVANANMARAIRRISTAKGYDPSEYALVCFGGAGGLHACAMARELRMKQVFLHPFAGLLSAYGMGVADVRRHAEQSVLQPLNASTLDAIAGSAAELSARLVSDIVSEGIPADRVQARRTLDLRYKGVEAVINVPWIDGADPAVEYEKQHERLYGYKRPGRPIEVSVLRVEAVGGWKSEGLPKQESVARQIEPKERTRAWTGSGWADVPVFVREQLHAGDTFRGPAIFCEPTSTIWVEEGFEAKILPRGEILLNDVRGAAVGEQASRADLETADPVLLEVFNNQFASIAEQMGLTLQRTSVSTNVKERLDFSCAVFDAAGQLIVNAPHIPVHLGAMGETVRRIISDNPDLAPGDVYVTNDPYRGGSHLPDVTVVTPVHSDSGELRFFTASRAHHAEIGGIAPGSMPPFSKTLADEGVLIRNFKLVDKGTSREDDLKALLLSGAHPTRNVGDNLADIAAQAAANKAGATLLLDLIGQRGWPIVSAYMRHIRESASKKMRLALAKMPDGDYRRIDHLDDGSPIAVNVTITGESARVDFSGTGPVLKTNLNANRAIVRAAVLYVYRCLINEDIPLNDGVLEPVEIVLPECLLSPPANDDPSQCAAIVGGNVETSQRVVDVLLGALGLAAASQGTMNNLTFGNTTFGYYETICGGSGATADSDGADAVHTHMTNTRLTDAEIIERRYPIRLHEFGIRQGSGGTGEHRGGAGIVRRIEFLAPLSLSILAQRRGKFSPFGLNGGGDGAIGRNLLTRASSNVETDVGGAIQTTVEPGDRLTIETPGGGGYGTA encoded by the coding sequence TCAGCTCGGGAGTCGTCAAAGGACGAGTGGGACGCCTGGTCAGTGCCACGTCCTGGATCGACCCGGGCAAGGCCGGCGATCCGCAGGGGCTGTGGATCGGCTGGAAGGCCTCGTTCGGCGGCGATCCGGTCGAGGTGACGGGCTTCGATTCGGCGACCGGCGAGATGCAGGTGGCCTCGCCCCCGGAGATGACTCCCCAGGCCGGGATGCAGTACGAACTGCGCTGCGGGAGCGAGGCGCCCATTGTCGCCATCCGCTATCTGCTCGGGCTGTCGCCAAAGGACGTCATCCCGCCAGTCGACGTCCGGCTGGGGACGACGCGCGGGACGAACGCACTGCTCGAGCGAAAGGGGGCCAGGGTGGCCTTCGTCGTCACCAAAGGTTTCAAGGATGTGCTCCTGATCGGCAACCAGGACCGTCCGAGGCTGTTCGACCTGACGATCAGGAAGCCGCAGCCACTCTTCAGCACGGTCGTCGAGATTGACGAGCGACTGGACGCCGACGGCAAAGTGCTCGTCGCCCCCAATCGGGACACGCTGAAGAAGCAGTTTGAGGAGCTGCGGCGGTCGAACGTCGATTCCCTGGCGATCTGCCTGCTGCATGCGTATCTGAACCCGGCACACGAGCAGCTGGTGGAGGAAGCCGCGCGCGCGGCGGGCTTCGATGAGATCAGCGTGTCGTCGCAGGTGTCGCCGCTGATCAAGCTGGTGAGCCGCGGGGATACCACCGTTCTCGATGCCTATCTGAATCCGATTCTGCGGCGGTATGTGTCCTCGCTGCGGCGCGACCTGGGCGAGACGACGCGGCTGAGGCTGATGACATCGGCCGGAGGTCTCGTAGAGGCGGGGAAGTTCTCTGGAAAAGACAGCATTCTTTCCGGGCCGGCGGGAGGCGTCATCGGCTACGCACGGGTCGGCGAGCAGGCCGGGTTTCCACGAACGATCGGCTTCGACATGGGGGGGACGAGCACCGACGTCTCCCGTTACGACGGCCAGTTCGACTACGAATATGAAACCCAGAAGGCCGGCGTGCGGATGGCCGTGCCGACGCTTGCCGTCGAGACCGTTGCCGCCGGCGGGGGCAGCATCTGCCGGTTCGACGGCGTGAAGCTCGTTGTCGGCCCCGAGAGCGCCGGGGCCGACCCTGGGCCCGCTTGTTATGGCCGCAGCGGGCCGCTGACGATGACCGACGTCAACCTGTCGCTCGGGCGACTCTTGCCGCACCGGTTCCCGTTCCTGCTGGACACGGCCGCCGTGGCGAAGCGGCTGGGGGATGTGTGCACCGCGGTCAACGCGGGGTCCGCCGGGAAAGACAAGGTACCTGAGGAAGTCGCGGCCGGATTTGTCGACGTCGCCAACGCGAACATGGCCCGGGCGATCCGGCGCATCTCGACCGCCAAGGGCTATGACCCATCCGAGTACGCGCTCGTCTGTTTCGGCGGCGCTGGCGGACTGCATGCCTGCGCGATGGCGCGTGAACTGCGGATGAAGCAGGTCTTCCTGCATCCGTTCGCAGGCCTCTTGAGCGCCTATGGAATGGGCGTGGCCGATGTGCGACGGCATGCCGAGCAGTCGGTCCTACAGCCACTGAATGCGTCGACGCTCGACGCGATCGCCGGCTCCGCCGCCGAACTCTCGGCCAGGCTGGTGAGCGACATTGTGTCCGAAGGGATTCCGGCCGATCGTGTGCAGGCTCGGCGAACGCTCGACCTGCGCTACAAGGGCGTGGAAGCGGTCATCAACGTGCCGTGGATCGACGGCGCAGACCCGGCGGTGGAGTACGAGAAGCAGCACGAGCGGCTGTACGGCTACAAGCGCCCGGGGCGGCCGATTGAGGTGTCCGTGCTGCGTGTGGAAGCGGTCGGCGGATGGAAATCGGAAGGCCTCCCGAAGCAGGAGAGCGTTGCGCGGCAGATCGAACCGAAAGAGCGGACACGCGCCTGGACGGGAAGCGGTTGGGCCGATGTGCCGGTGTTCGTCCGCGAGCAACTCCATGCCGGGGACACCTTCCGCGGTCCAGCGATCTTCTGCGAGCCGACATCGACGATCTGGGTGGAAGAGGGATTCGAGGCGAAGATCCTGCCGCGGGGCGAGATTCTGCTCAACGATGTCCGCGGGGCAGCGGTGGGTGAGCAGGCCAGCCGGGCGGACCTGGAGACGGCCGATCCGGTGCTGCTGGAGGTGTTCAACAACCAGTTCGCTTCGATCGCGGAACAGATGGGGCTGACGCTGCAGCGGACGTCGGTGTCGACGAATGTGAAGGAGCGACTCGACTTCAGCTGCGCCGTATTCGATGCCGCGGGTCAGCTGATCGTCAACGCGCCGCATATCCCCGTGCACCTCGGGGCGATGGGCGAAACGGTGCGTCGGATCATCAGCGATAACCCCGATCTCGCGCCGGGCGATGTGTACGTCACGAACGACCCCTATCGCGGAGGATCGCACCTGCCGGACGTGACCGTCGTGACGCCGGTCCATTCCGACTCGGGCGAATTGCGGTTCTTCACGGCCAGCCGGGCGCATCATGCAGAGATCGGTGGAATCGCCCCGGGAAGCATGCCGCCATTCTCGAAGACGCTCGCCGACGAAGGCGTTCTGATCCGGAACTTCAAACTGGTCGACAAGGGGACATCCCGCGAAGACGATCTCAAGGCGTTACTACTGAGCGGCGCTCACCCCACCAGAAACGTGGGCGACAACCTCGCGGACATCGCCGCCCAGGCGGCCGCAAACAAGGCCGGGGCAACGCTGCTACTGGATCTCATCGGCCAGCGAGGCTGGCCGATTGTCTCCGCTTACATGCGGCATATCCGCGAATCGGCATCGAAGAAGATGCGGCTCGCGCTCGCGAAGATGCCCGATGGCGATTACCGGCGAATCGACCACCTCGACGACGGATCTCCCATCGCGGTGAACGTCACGATCACTGGCGAGTCGGCGCGGGTCGATTTCAGCGGAACGGGCCCAGTGCTGAAAACGAACCTGAACGCGAACCGGGCGATCGTGCGGGCAGCGGTGCTCTATGTCTACCGCTGCCTGATCAACGAAGACATCCCGCTGAACGACGGCGTCCTCGAGCCAGTGGAGATTGTCCTTCCGGAATGTCTCCTCAGCCCACCCGCCAATGATGACCCGTCGCAGTGCGCGGCGATCGTCGGGGGGAATGTCGAGACCTCCCAGCGGGTGGTTGACGTTCTCCTTGGCGCGCTCGGCCTCGCGGCTGCGAGCCAGGGAACGATGAACAACCTGACCTTCGGGAACACGACCTTCGGCTACTACGAGACGATTTGCGGCGGAAGCGGCGCGACGGCGGACAGCGACGGCGCGGACGCCGTGCATACGCACATGACGAATACGCGGCTGACGGACGCCGAGATCATCGAGCGGCGGTACCCGATCCGGTTGCACGAATTCGGCATCCGCCAGGGAAGCGGTGGAACAGGCGAGCATCGCGGTGGAGCGGGCATCGTCCGTCGGATCGAATTCCTGGCGCCGCTGTCTCTGTCGATTCTCGCCCAGCGGCGCGGGAAGTTCTCGCCGTTCGGTCTGAATGGCGGAGGGGATGGCGCCATCGGCCGAAATCTGTTGACCCGTGCGTCATCGAACGTCGAGACGGACGTCGGAGGCGCGATCCAGACGACCGTCGAGCCGGGAGACCGGCTGACGATCGAGACGCCAGGGGGCGGGGGGTATGGAACAGCCTGA
- a CDS encoding CvpA family protein → MIDPLLLAVIGVVTYCVASEGPWGAATTFLSIILAGLLAMNFFEPVAAMFPATLEWQTRADIIALLGLFALGVTGLRMVAEYLMPTQIEVNPLVYDGGRWGFGLLSGYATAAIVLTALHTAPLPREFLDFQAERNNFFGLTGIENAPDRQWLAFTQYVSENIFSTGNVFDRSEFSRYNGKPPEFWSTFPIRYADRRQRYSSGASVVSAAPGPPSNAPPRSAAPGGGGGGAPSSPF, encoded by the coding sequence ATGATCGACCCTCTTCTCCTCGCCGTCATCGGAGTCGTCACGTACTGCGTGGCGAGCGAAGGCCCGTGGGGAGCGGCGACGACCTTCCTTTCGATCATTCTCGCCGGCCTGCTCGCCATGAACTTCTTCGAGCCGGTCGCCGCGATGTTTCCAGCCACTCTGGAATGGCAGACCCGGGCGGACATCATCGCCCTTCTGGGCCTGTTCGCCCTGGGAGTCACCGGACTGCGGATGGTGGCCGAATACCTGATGCCGACGCAGATCGAGGTCAATCCGCTCGTTTATGACGGAGGCCGCTGGGGCTTCGGCCTTCTCTCCGGCTATGCCACCGCCGCCATCGTGCTGACGGCCCTGCATACCGCCCCGCTCCCGCGCGAGTTTCTCGATTTCCAGGCCGAGCGCAATAACTTCTTCGGACTCACGGGGATCGAGAACGCCCCGGACCGGCAGTGGCTCGCGTTCACGCAGTACGTCTCGGAGAACATCTTCTCGACGGGCAACGTTTTTGATCGGTCGGAGTTCTCGCGCTACAACGGGAAGCCTCCGGAGTTCTGGTCGACGTTCCCCATCCGCTACGCCGATCGCCGTCAGCGATACTCCTCCGGCGCATCGGTGGTCTCGGCCGCGCCAGGCCCGCCGTCCAATGCCCCGCCTCGGTCCGCCGCCCCGGGCGGCGGCGGCGGTGGCGCTCCGTCAAGCCCCTTCTAA
- a CDS encoding YgaP family membrane protein — MHAPPFVPHDRQAGAAGATCSTVNVSMNERLISLGTGGALLLNSLIGPKRSRPLSFLAAAGLLYRGLTGHCHAYEMLGVDSAQCERDRMQERPEAEAT, encoded by the coding sequence ATGCACGCTCCTCCATTTGTTCCGCATGACAGGCAGGCCGGCGCCGCAGGCGCGACGTGTTCAACGGTGAACGTGTCGATGAATGAGCGACTGATTTCGCTCGGGACAGGCGGCGCGCTGCTCTTGAACAGCCTCATCGGCCCGAAGCGGTCCCGTCCGCTCTCATTCCTGGCCGCGGCCGGGCTTCTGTACAGGGGTCTGACCGGCCATTGCCATGCCTACGAAATGCTTGGCGTCGACTCTGCACAATGTGAGCGAGACCGGATGCAGGAGCGGCCCGAGGCCGAAGCGACCTGA
- a CDS encoding GspE/PulE family protein, translating into MSCFQKLVLRLLLMACVLGMGVQVDAQEPPPAAGTPATAAPASPLPPSPMIGGGDKFPPMPGGAFYRGNRNSLSPQMSPVAGGYISLWKFAPVLLLFAAWIHYGNWVAEDAASLKVRPVLWNGVQLGAGVGAMFLALTVPSFAGSFIGSLLAWGGPLAIYIKERNDRVPDSGKVMTPAHLKKWGVRQLARIGVHLGTGRAVDSVVGPPIIFIGKTRTGAKDEKASRAVETSKGYMAARELVYDAILRRATDIHIEPNEDETSVRIRIDGVMYPTEPFDRPIGDAITNIFKVLSAMDITERRRPQDGSFGALCEKREIDFRLASQGTRHGEKLSIRILDQSNSVSTLEGLGMRKQLEEKIKLIIDQPHGMFLSCGPTGAGKSTTLYAFLSYIDRYENNIITVEDPIEYKMEGVTQIEINQKSGQSFGQSLKSILRQDPDVVMIGEIRDEETAKIACQAAATGHMVFSTVHANDSVSALFRILDLGVEPFMLGGSLSAVLAQRLARRLCPHCREAYHPNPEFLKKAGLSAEKVKEFYRPPTNPEESCTHCGGLGYRGRVGVFELLNINERMRDMIRDKAAMSAIKAEARKDGMLYMKEEGLRLVVRGVTSVDELLRVVK; encoded by the coding sequence ATGTCGTGCTTCCAAAAACTGGTGCTGCGCCTGCTGCTGATGGCATGCGTGCTCGGCATGGGAGTTCAGGTCGACGCCCAGGAACCACCGCCAGCGGCCGGGACGCCGGCAACCGCCGCTCCAGCCTCCCCCCTGCCGCCTTCCCCGATGATCGGGGGCGGGGACAAGTTTCCCCCCATGCCGGGCGGGGCGTTCTACCGGGGAAACCGGAACAGCCTCAGCCCCCAGATGTCCCCCGTGGCGGGCGGCTACATCAGCCTGTGGAAATTCGCTCCTGTGCTGCTGCTTTTCGCGGCCTGGATCCACTACGGCAACTGGGTCGCAGAAGACGCCGCCAGCCTCAAAGTCCGCCCCGTCCTGTGGAACGGTGTGCAGTTAGGGGCAGGGGTCGGCGCCATGTTCCTGGCCCTCACGGTTCCGAGCTTCGCGGGCAGCTTCATCGGCAGCCTCCTCGCCTGGGGCGGACCACTCGCCATCTACATCAAGGAACGCAACGACCGCGTTCCCGACTCGGGCAAGGTGATGACCCCGGCCCATCTCAAGAAGTGGGGCGTCCGCCAACTCGCGCGGATCGGAGTCCACCTCGGAACGGGCCGCGCCGTCGATTCCGTCGTCGGCCCCCCCATCATCTTCATTGGAAAGACCCGAACCGGCGCGAAGGACGAGAAGGCCTCCCGCGCCGTCGAAACCTCCAAGGGGTATATGGCCGCCCGCGAGCTCGTCTATGACGCGATCCTCCGCCGCGCCACCGACATCCATATCGAGCCCAACGAAGACGAAACCTCCGTCCGTATCCGCATCGACGGCGTCATGTATCCGACCGAGCCGTTCGACCGGCCGATCGGCGACGCGATCACGAACATCTTCAAGGTTCTCTCGGCGATGGATATCACCGAGCGCCGGCGGCCGCAGGACGGCAGCTTCGGAGCCCTGTGCGAAAAGCGGGAGATCGACTTCCGCCTCGCCAGCCAGGGGACGCGTCACGGCGAAAAGCTGAGTATCCGCATCCTGGACCAGTCGAACTCGGTGAGCACGCTCGAGGGCCTCGGGATGCGCAAGCAGCTCGAGGAAAAGATCAAGCTGATTATCGACCAGCCGCACGGCATGTTCCTCAGCTGCGGCCCGACCGGAGCCGGCAAGTCGACCACGCTGTACGCCTTCCTCAGTTACATCGACCGGTATGAGAACAACATCATCACCGTCGAAGACCCGATTGAGTACAAGATGGAAGGCGTCACGCAGATCGAGATCAACCAGAAATCGGGGCAGAGCTTCGGCCAGTCGTTGAAATCGATTCTGCGGCAGGACCCCGACGTCGTGATGATCGGTGAAATCCGCGACGAGGAAACGGCGAAGATCGCCTGCCAGGCCGCGGCCACCGGTCACATGGTGTTCTCCACCGTCCACGCCAACGATTCGGTCTCCGCCCTGTTCCGAATTCTCGATCTTGGCGTCGAGCCCTTCATGCTCGGCGGCTCGCTGTCGGCCGTGCTGGCCCAGCGTCTGGCCCGCCGGCTGTGCCCGCACTGCCGCGAGGCCTACCACCCGAATCCCGAATTTCTCAAGAAGGCGGGGCTGTCGGCGGAGAAGGTCAAGGAGTTCTATCGCCCCCCTACGAATCCCGAGGAATCGTGCACGCACTGCGGGGGCCTGGGATACCGCGGCCGCGTCGGGGTGTTCGAACTGCTGAATATCAACGAGCGGATGCGGGACATGATCCGCGACAAGGCCGCGATGTCCGCCATCAAGGCCGAGGCGCGCAAGGACGGCATGCTGTACATGAAGGAAGAAGGTCTCAGACTCGTCGTCCGCGGGGTCACCTCCGTCGACGAACTCCTCCGGGTCGTCAAATAG
- a CDS encoding sirohydrochlorin chelatase, translating to MSAAILLIAHGSRRPAANQDLVQLAVMLRPKVPGKIVEVAYLELAEPTIPEGLEKCRQSGAREIDMLPWFLSAGSHVTDDLSRFRDQFASEHPGLTVTLRPPVGLHPLMTDILLARLGERL from the coding sequence ATGTCCGCTGCCATTCTGCTGATTGCTCACGGAAGCCGTCGCCCGGCCGCCAATCAGGACCTGGTCCAACTGGCCGTCATGCTGCGGCCGAAAGTCCCGGGCAAGATCGTGGAGGTGGCCTACCTCGAGCTGGCCGAACCGACGATTCCCGAAGGTCTCGAAAAATGCCGCCAGTCAGGCGCCCGCGAGATCGACATGCTTCCATGGTTCCTGTCGGCCGGCAGTCACGTGACGGACGACCTGTCCCGCTTCCGGGATCAGTTCGCAAGCGAACATCCGGGGCTCACCGTCACGCTCCGCCCGCCGGTCGGCCTGCACCCGCTGATGACCGACATTCTCCTGGCCCGCCTCGGCGAGCGCCTTTGA
- a CDS encoding cupin domain-containing protein produces the protein MMLRRTIQATLLSGTALGALLSMTFTAIGDDRIERVWATASPVQVYGTAPTNRTAGQGAPIQLHNDASSGGEVWFLVDGQERSLQPGDTLDLESDRPHLVEYNTGGDAGDVRFTLYQGLYKFKVSSGGWGLFKSSDPPIASRTPAAQVPSRSQGAFTPPLPAMDLRSRRTAGRTEAAPPPAAPKAGATPAPPSAGIGRSQNSDSGVATPPAPGVIRQRTAAPKTP, from the coding sequence ATGATGCTGCGAAGAACCATTCAGGCAACCCTCCTGTCAGGAACGGCGCTCGGAGCGCTGCTCTCGATGACATTCACAGCGATCGGCGACGACCGCATTGAACGAGTATGGGCGACGGCCTCTCCCGTCCAGGTGTATGGCACAGCTCCGACCAACCGGACGGCCGGACAGGGTGCTCCCATCCAGCTGCACAACGACGCCAGTTCCGGCGGAGAAGTCTGGTTTCTGGTGGATGGTCAGGAGCGCTCACTGCAGCCGGGCGATACGCTCGATCTCGAAAGTGATCGCCCCCACCTGGTCGAATACAACACCGGCGGCGATGCGGGCGATGTGAGGTTCACCCTGTACCAGGGTCTCTACAAGTTCAAGGTCAGCTCTGGCGGCTGGGGTCTCTTCAAGTCGTCCGATCCGCCGATTGCCTCCCGGACGCCTGCCGCTCAAGTTCCCTCGCGCTCCCAGGGAGCATTCACGCCGCCGCTCCCTGCGATGGACCTGCGATCGCGCCGGACTGCCGGACGCACCGAGGCCGCTCCTCCGCCTGCGGCTCCGAAGGCCGGAGCCACTCCGGCCCCCCCATCCGCCGGGATCGGCCGCAGCCAGAATTCCGATAGCGGAGTCGCCACCCCCCCGGCGCCGGGCGTGATCCGTCAGCGGACGGCCGCGCCGAAGACACCCTGA